The Syntrophorhabdaceae bacterium genome segment AGGGACCTTTTTGACCTATGGCTGGGCATAACCGAAGGACAAGCAGACACGCAGGAGATCGTCCGCATCTTTACCCGATACATGGAACACGAGGGCAATTTGATCGACGGGAGAAGCCTGAAAGCAAACGTACTGGACAAGCTGAAGCATCCGGGATTTATCAATGATCTGAGGCCTCTTTTGCCGGCGAGCGTCGACTATAACCCGGAGAACGCCGGTTCTTTGATTCTGCAGGAAATTATTACAAGGATGCATAGCGGGGGATGAACGATGAATGCCAATTACAGGTGTGAATTGTCACCTTCAAGCGAATGGGGGGCACCCGAGAGGGAATGAATGATTATGGAGAGAAAGAGATTACTGCGTTTCCTTTCCCCCTATGAAGCAACTGTCGATCCATATTGCCAGCGAAGGGTCGCCTAACGCAGTTCAAGACGACAATGACCTGACGTGGTGACCTCCGCATTCACATTCCAGCAGCACGTGGCAGTTTTAAAAAAAACGTTGGGGGTAGTGCAGAAGATGGGGTCAAGCTTTTCTTCATAGGTTTTCCCAGAAGAATCTTTCACATAATAATGTCCGGAGATCTTGCTTGAGCATAGCCCCCGGGCAGTCTGCAGATTCCCGTCTCGCCACTCGCCACCTTCACCTTGCAGTCAACAGAATCAAAGTAGGTTAAGTCCTGCCCTTTGACAAAGATCTCAACATCTGCATGGCAGGAGTTCTTGACCTTTACTTCCCATGCCTCTCCCGAGGAGGAGTACACCACCAGAAGCGCCGCGGTTACCATAACGAGCAGAAGCCTTTTCATGGTGTCTTCCCCCTGTTTCTCATCTTTATTCCATTACGAATCTTGTCTGTGCCATACAAAATAGTATGCAGGTTGTAGAGGTTTTGCAAGGATATTGTTATTTCATGGTTCACGGTACCTGCCAACGATGGTGCAAGGGGTGTCAGCTTCTTTGGATGAAGGCGCCTCCGGTATTACAGGTTGTAATGAGGCAGCAAGAAGAGAAAAGGGGACTCATGGTAGGAGGAAGACATCAGTAAATTTTTCAGGAACAATTTCACAAAAGCGGTGGATAGCAATATTTCGGATAAGTTGACATCACCTTTTCGCTCGTGCGACATTAAAGCACCATGCGTGATGAAGGAAACATTCCTCAAAATACAATCTGGAAATTATTCACCCGGGATTTCATTCTCGTTTTTATTGCGTTCTTCGCTTTCGTATCGGCCAATCATGCCCTTATACCCGCTCTTCCGGTCTATCTCACAAAATTAGGCTCCAACGAAAGACAGGTCGGTGTCCTCGTTGGGGTTATGGGGGTAGCAGCTCTTGTTTCCAGGTTTTTTGTCGGAGGGGCACTGACAAGGTATTCGGAAAAAAGGGTTATGGTGGTTGGGGCACTACTCTTTGCGCTCACCTTCCTGGCCTCTATTATATTTCGCCCCTTTTGGCCCTTTTTACTAATACGGGTCTTTCAAGGAATTGCCTTTGCATCATTGCACACAGCCGCCTTCGCATATACGATCAACATCGTCCCGGTGGTTTATAGGGGCCAGGGCATCGCCTATTTCATGCTGGCACCAAGCCTCGCTATGGCATTTGCCGCTCCCTCTGGTATGTTTCTCGCCAACCGATACGGTTTCACGATTTTCTTCCTGACCTGCATCAGTCTGTCTTTGCTTTCTTTATTCCTCTCATGGAAGGTGAAAGAGCGGACATCAAGTATTACGCCCGAGCAGAACACCCCCGCTCGCAGCGGTTTTCTCTTTGAACGGAAAGTCGTTCCTCCTGGTATCACGAGTTTCATGCAAATGTTTGTTTTTGGAGCCCTCGCAGCTTTCGTTCCCTTGTATGCGCTTCAATGTGGGATAACCAACCCGGGACTTTTCTTTACCGCTAACGCTGTGGCGATCATCGTGGGACGAGCATTTGGAGGGGGAATACTCGACGCTTATAATAAAGAAAAGATGATTCTCCTCTTCATTTTTTTGTCTATGATAGCTATGATTATCCTTTCTTTTTCAAAAACTCTTCCCATGTTCATTTTTGTAGGACTACTCTATGGAGCGGGAGGCGCATTCTTTTTCCCTGCAGCAATGGCGTATGCCTTTGAATATGCAGGTTCTTCCAGTGGTTCTGCCGTGGGGACCTTTAACGCGTTCATGGATTTGGGTATGGCTCTTGGACCGGTAATCGCGGGCATTATCATTCCGTTTACAGGGTACCCGATAATGTTTCTCTGTTTGGCTCTGATATGTCTTGTAAACCTTTGCTATGTGCAATTCTATGTGAGAAAGAGAAATAATGCCATACCGTCGATTTGAAGCATCTTCCGCCCCGCAGGGTTACCGTTTCACTTGAAAAATATGAACTACCACATGAAAGCAATCATGCCCTAAGAATATTTACTTCTATTTGTTTCAGGAAAGAAATAATTATGGTCTGACCGGTTTATGGGGGAGGGAGGAGAAGGTAGCTATAATTGAATAGTTATAAAAATTATTCTATAAACATGTTTACGATGGATTTCTGCCGATCATCCAGCATCTTCAATACCTGTGAACTTATCTCTTCAGGAATACCCCCGTAGTAAGCCTCAGCCATGCCGCCTGTCATGCATGCAATGGTGTCTGAGTCACCTCCCAGAGAGACGGCAAAGCGTACGGCGCTTTCGAAATCTGTGCTCTCCAGGAAGGCGATGATCGCCTCCGGCACGGAGCCCTGGCAGCTCACATCGAACCTGTATTTCGGTCTTATGTACTCAACGGTCCTGTCAAGGTCATAGGAGAAAGCGCCGGCGATATAGTCCTTGATGTATTCCTTACTGCATCCCTTCCGTGCAAGGAATACTGAGGCCGCTATTGCCTGGGCACCCTTGATCCCCTCCGGGTGGTTATGGCTTGGCTCGGCGCTCTTTCTGGCTTCATCAAGGACCTCATCGAGGGTATTGAAGGCAAACCCTACGGGGCTCACCCGCATCGCCGAACCATTTGCCCAGCTTGACCTTGGCCTCATCTCCCTTGATGCCGCCCATTTCCTGAAGCCCGCACCATACCCCCTGTCCGGGTAAAGCTGATACCACCCCCTGAGCTTACTCCCGTAATCCGACCTTGTAAGGATGGCATCGGCAATAGCGACGGTAAGGACCGTATCGTCGGTGAAGCGGTTCCATGGGCCGAAGAGGGGGAAGTCCGTCCTCTTGATATTGT includes the following:
- a CDS encoding ADP-ribosylglycohydrolase family protein, which translates into the protein MIGGIAGDIIGSVYEGHNIKRTDFPLFGPWNRFTDDTVLTVAIADAILTRSDYGSKLRGWYQLYPDRGYGAGFRKWAASREMRPRSSWANGSAMRVSPVGFAFNTLDEVLDEARKSAEPSHNHPEGIKGAQAIAASVFLARKGCSKEYIKDYIAGAFSYDLDRTVEYIRPKYRFDVSCQGSVPEAIIAFLESTDFESAVRFAVSLGGDSDTIACMTGGMAEAYYGGIPEEISSQVLKMLDDRQKSIVNMFIE
- a CDS encoding MFS transporter → MRDEGNIPQNTIWKLFTRDFILVFIAFFAFVSANHALIPALPVYLTKLGSNERQVGVLVGVMGVAALVSRFFVGGALTRYSEKRVMVVGALLFALTFLASIIFRPFWPFLLIRVFQGIAFASLHTAAFAYTINIVPVVYRGQGIAYFMLAPSLAMAFAAPSGMFLANRYGFTIFFLTCISLSLLSLFLSWKVKERTSSITPEQNTPARSGFLFERKVVPPGITSFMQMFVFGALAAFVPLYALQCGITNPGLFFTANAVAIIVGRAFGGGILDAYNKEKMILLFIFLSMIAMIILSFSKTLPMFIFVGLLYGAGGAFFFPAAMAYAFEYAGSSSGSAVGTFNAFMDLGMALGPVIAGIIIPFTGYPIMFLCLALICLVNLCYVQFYVRKRNNAIPSI